One Bosea sp. 685 DNA segment encodes these proteins:
- a CDS encoding PAS domain-containing protein → MLAFFNEDESFGETLRFIEERIPLGIFSMALPSRKVRWSAGMFRLLGLDPETHQPSEEMFHALIHPADLGPRAEIELILRNAMPLHRDIRILNPKGRLRWVRVNAEFLLDDRGRPHRLIGSFLDVSAEYEARQLSKASQRRFDAMATACTPVWWSAGPDGRIEWLEGWEELTGQGPEHSRDWGWVAMLHPDDAERVVTERKKALEAGGVCEIEMRVRLRGGGYRWVRARSIPVRDDTGEITEWVGGCIDIHDSKEWPAPSCATGGLSGAQIRGGRGIVNWSVKQLSVATGVPVSTIRRIEEFDGFVGSHASAVEKIHHALVKAGADFVTPPNGKPAVRPA, encoded by the coding sequence ATGCTGGCATTCTTCAACGAAGATGAGAGTTTCGGTGAAACCCTGCGTTTCATCGAGGAGCGGATACCGCTTGGCATTTTCTCGATGGCGCTGCCGTCGCGCAAGGTGCGCTGGTCGGCTGGCATGTTCCGGCTGCTGGGCCTCGACCCGGAAACGCACCAGCCGTCCGAAGAGATGTTCCATGCGCTGATTCACCCGGCCGATCTCGGCCCGCGGGCCGAGATCGAACTGATCTTGCGCAACGCCATGCCGCTCCACCGCGATATTCGCATCCTGAACCCGAAAGGGCGGCTGCGCTGGGTGAGGGTCAATGCCGAGTTCCTGCTGGACGATCGCGGCAGGCCACATCGCTTGATCGGCTCCTTTCTCGACGTATCCGCCGAATACGAGGCGCGGCAGTTGAGCAAGGCGAGCCAGCGGCGTTTCGATGCGATGGCGACCGCCTGCACTCCGGTCTGGTGGAGCGCCGGGCCGGATGGGCGCATCGAATGGCTCGAAGGCTGGGAGGAGCTGACGGGGCAGGGCCCCGAACACAGCCGTGATTGGGGCTGGGTCGCGATGCTCCATCCCGACGATGCCGAGCGTGTCGTCACCGAGCGCAAGAAGGCGCTTGAAGCCGGTGGCGTGTGCGAAATCGAGATGCGCGTTCGCCTGCGCGGCGGCGGCTATCGCTGGGTGCGCGCGCGCAGCATTCCGGTCCGAGACGACACGGGTGAGATCACCGAATGGGTCGGCGGCTGCATCGACATCCACGACAGCAAGGAATGGCCCGCGCCGAGCTGCGCGACGGGGGGACTCAGCGGCGCCCAGATCCGCGGCGGGCGCGGCATCGTCAACTGGTCGGTGAAGCAGCTCTCGGTAGCGACGGGCGTACCCGTCTCGACCATCCGCAGGATCGAGGAGTTCGACGGCTTCGTCGGCTCGCATGCGAGCGCAGTCGAGAAAATCCATCACGCGCTCGTGAAGGCGGGGGCAGATTTTGTCACGCCGCCGAATGGCAAGCCGGCCGTGCGCCCAGCCTGA
- a CDS encoding sulfite reductase subunit alpha produces the protein MTLQSPSPIVQVLPETAPFSEEQRSWLNGFFAGLLSLDNAGVTALSPAENAAVMGEDDDGAPWHDPAMEMAERMKLAQGKPMPRKLFAAMAQQDCGQCGYVCETYSAAIASGQEPRLNLCAPGGKDTLRMLKALVEEGGAAPPAPMAEAAPVAPAGPVGRSRENPAMATFLSRRKLNGEGSEKETWHVEFDLSACGLDYIVGDAFGIVAQNDPRLADAVIALLGARPDAPVNGKTLREALVSDCALGPAPDALFQLISYVTGGETRAKAKRLAAGEDPDGDLDRLDVLGTLHKFGQAKLSAEAFVEALDPLQPRLYSISSSHLATPGRITLTVDTVRYKIGTRPRWGVASTYLAERVQPGDEVPVYVQRAHGFCLPENPATPVIMCGPGTGIAPFRAFLHDRRATKAPGRNWLFFGHQRRASDFFYEDELNAMKQEGVLTGLTLAWSRDGAEKIYVQDRMRERGAELFAWLEQGAHFYVCGDAKRMAKDVERAMVDVVAEHGGRSADEAVAYVAALKKVGRYQADVY, from the coding sequence ATGACGCTCCAGTCCCCGTCCCCCATCGTCCAGGTCCTGCCCGAGACAGCGCCGTTCTCCGAGGAGCAGCGTTCCTGGTTGAACGGCTTTTTTGCCGGCCTGCTTTCGCTCGACAATGCCGGCGTCACCGCGCTCTCGCCCGCCGAGAATGCCGCCGTGATGGGCGAGGACGATGACGGCGCGCCCTGGCACGATCCGGCAATGGAGATGGCGGAGCGCATGAAGCTCGCGCAGGGCAAGCCTATGCCGCGCAAGCTCTTCGCCGCCATGGCGCAGCAGGATTGCGGCCAGTGCGGCTATGTCTGCGAGACCTACTCGGCGGCGATCGCCTCCGGGCAGGAGCCGCGCCTGAACCTCTGCGCGCCCGGCGGCAAGGATACGCTGCGCATGCTGAAGGCGCTGGTGGAGGAGGGCGGCGCCGCGCCGCCTGCGCCGATGGCGGAAGCCGCGCCAGTCGCGCCCGCCGGCCCGGTCGGCCGCTCCCGCGAAAACCCGGCCATGGCGACCTTCCTCTCGCGCCGCAAGCTCAATGGCGAGGGCTCGGAGAAGGAGACCTGGCATGTCGAATTCGATCTCTCGGCATGCGGGCTCGACTACATCGTCGGCGACGCTTTCGGCATCGTCGCCCAAAACGATCCGCGCCTGGCCGATGCGGTCATCGCGCTGCTCGGCGCGCGGCCGGACGCGCCCGTCAACGGCAAGACGCTGCGTGAGGCGCTCGTCAGCGATTGCGCGCTCGGCCCGGCGCCCGATGCGCTGTTCCAATTGATCTCCTATGTCACGGGCGGCGAAACTCGCGCCAAGGCCAAGCGCCTGGCGGCGGGCGAGGATCCCGATGGCGATCTCGACCGGCTCGACGTGCTCGGCACCTTGCACAAATTCGGCCAGGCGAAGCTCTCGGCCGAGGCCTTCGTCGAGGCGCTCGACCCGTTGCAGCCGCGGCTCTATTCGATCTCGTCCTCGCATCTCGCCACGCCCGGCCGCATCACGCTGACGGTCGATACGGTGCGCTACAAGATCGGCACGCGCCCGCGCTGGGGCGTGGCCTCGACCTATCTCGCCGAGCGCGTCCAGCCCGGCGATGAGGTGCCGGTCTATGTCCAGCGGGCGCATGGCTTCTGCCTGCCGGAGAACCCCGCGACGCCGGTCATCATGTGCGGGCCGGGCACCGGCATCGCTCCGTTCCGCGCCTTCCTGCATGACCGCAGGGCGACGAAGGCGCCGGGCAGGAACTGGCTCTTCTTCGGCCATCAGCGCCGGGCTTCGGATTTCTTCTACGAGGACGAATTGAACGCGATGAAGCAGGAAGGCGTCCTCACCGGCTTGACGCTCGCCTGGTCGCGCGACGGAGCTGAGAAGATCTACGTTCAGGACCGCATGCGCGAGCGCGGCGCCGAGCTCTTCGCCTGGCTGGAGCAGGGCGCGCATTTCTATGTCTGCGGCGACGCCAAGCGCATGGCCAAGGATGTCGAGCGCGCCATGGTCGATGTCGTCGCCGAGCATGGCGGCCGCTCGGCAGACGAGGCTGTGGCCTATGTCGCCGCGCTGAAGAAGGTCGGGCGTTATCAGGCCGACGTTTACTGA
- a CDS encoding NirA family protein, which translates to MSDDFSPDQKRYLEGFMSGMQSARAARGLGPLGGAAGAGAAAPSGPDKEHQEAQGRAVAGGGKLVDQEKWKAAEHPFDAYARFKAQAEAGLYPKPDDNFRWRYHGLFYVAPAQNSYMCRLRIPNGILKAWQFEGVTDLAEKLCGPYAHVTTRANLQVREISAENAPLLLEGLADLGLTAKGSGADNIRNVTGSATAGIDPLELLDTRPHARAWHHHILNDRSLYGLPRKFNVAFDGAGSIATLEDTNDIGFQAIELGEGASFEGQPIEPGIWYRLALGGITGHHDLARDTGVIVAPSDAVAVADAIVRVFIANGNRTDRNKSRLKYVLDAWGFDTFLAAVEDKLGRKLVRVDASLVKPRPAYDRLAHIGVHKQVQVGLNWIGVALPVGKLTVAQMRVIASIANTCGDGDIRLTVWQNLLISGVSDAKVEDVVANLQAIGLSAETSILRAGLIACTGATGCKFAAAHTKEDALAIAAHCEPRITLETPVNIHLTGCHHSCAQHYIGDIGLIGAKVPVNEEGDTEPGYDLLVGGGYGVDGGMARPFREKVKAQDAPALVEAVLRTWQIHRAAPDESFVAFARRHEIEALQALVAQTGDAA; encoded by the coding sequence ATGAGCGACGATTTCAGCCCGGACCAGAAGCGCTATCTCGAAGGCTTCATGAGCGGCATGCAGTCCGCCCGCGCGGCGCGTGGGCTCGGCCCGCTTGGCGGGGCTGCTGGTGCTGGTGCCGCCGCGCCGAGCGGTCCCGACAAGGAGCATCAGGAGGCGCAAGGCCGCGCAGTCGCCGGCGGCGGCAAACTCGTTGATCAGGAGAAGTGGAAGGCGGCCGAACACCCCTTCGACGCCTATGCCCGCTTCAAGGCGCAGGCCGAGGCCGGCCTCTACCCCAAACCGGACGATAATTTCCGCTGGCGCTATCACGGGCTGTTCTATGTGGCCCCGGCGCAGAACAGCTATATGTGCCGGCTGCGCATCCCCAACGGCATCCTCAAGGCCTGGCAATTCGAAGGCGTCACCGATCTCGCGGAAAAGCTCTGCGGCCCCTATGCCCATGTCACCACCCGCGCCAATCTGCAGGTCCGCGAGATCAGCGCCGAGAACGCACCGCTGCTGCTCGAAGGGCTCGCCGATCTCGGCCTCACCGCCAAGGGCTCGGGCGCCGACAACATCCGCAACGTCACGGGCTCCGCCACCGCAGGCATCGACCCGCTCGAACTGCTCGATACGCGTCCCCATGCCCGCGCCTGGCACCACCACATCCTGAACGACCGCTCGCTCTATGGCCTGCCGCGCAAGTTCAACGTCGCCTTTGACGGCGCGGGTTCGATCGCGACGCTGGAGGACACCAACGATATCGGCTTCCAGGCGATCGAGCTGGGCGAGGGCGCCAGTTTCGAAGGCCAGCCGATTGAGCCTGGCATCTGGTATCGCCTGGCGCTGGGCGGCATCACCGGTCATCACGACCTCGCCCGCGACACCGGCGTCATCGTCGCGCCGTCTGACGCGGTTGCAGTCGCCGACGCGATCGTGCGCGTCTTCATCGCCAATGGAAACCGTACCGACCGTAACAAGTCGCGCTTGAAATACGTGCTCGATGCCTGGGGCTTCGACACATTCCTCGCCGCGGTCGAAGACAAGCTCGGGCGCAAGCTGGTCCGAGTCGATGCGAGCCTGGTGAAGCCGCGCCCGGCTTACGACCGCCTCGCCCATATCGGCGTGCACAAGCAGGTCCAGGTCGGCTTGAACTGGATCGGTGTGGCGCTGCCGGTCGGCAAGCTCACCGTGGCGCAGATGCGCGTGATTGCTTCGATTGCCAACACTTGCGGCGATGGCGATATCCGCCTGACCGTCTGGCAGAACCTGCTGATCTCCGGCGTGTCGGACGCGAAGGTCGAGGATGTCGTCGCCAATCTCCAGGCGATAGGCCTCTCCGCCGAAACCTCGATCCTGCGCGCGGGGCTGATCGCCTGCACGGGCGCGACGGGCTGTAAATTCGCCGCCGCCCACACCAAGGAGGATGCGCTCGCCATTGCCGCCCATTGCGAGCCGCGCATCACGCTGGAGACGCCGGTCAACATCCATCTGACCGGCTGCCACCACTCCTGCGCCCAGCATTATATCGGCGATATCGGCCTGATCGGCGCAAAAGTGCCGGTCAATGAGGAGGGCGACACCGAGCCTGGCTATGATCTGCTCGTCGGCGGCGGCTATGGCGTCGATGGCGGCATGGCGCGGCCTTTTCGCGAGAAGGTCAAGGCGCAGGACGCTCCGGCGCTGGTCGAGGCGGTCCTGCGCACCTGGCAGATTCATCGCGCCGCGCCCGATGAAAGCTTCGTCGCCTTCGCCCGCCGCCACGAGATCGAGGCGTTGCAGGCGCTGGTCGCGCAAACCGGAGACGCGGCATGA
- a CDS encoding ABC transporter ATP-binding protein, which produces MSYLKIDHVDKRFQRGAATTEVLKDINLVIDKGEYVSVIGHSGCGKSTLLNIIAGLTPVSAGAVLLEGKEVNSPGPERAVVFQNHSLLPWLTVYDNVALAVNKVFGRQKSKAERHDWIMHNLDLVQMAHARDKRPAEISGGMKQRVGIARGLAMEPKILLLDEPFGALDALTRAHLQDSIMQIHAALGNTMIMITHDVDEAVLLSDRIVMMTNGPSARIGEVLDVRLERPRKRLDLVADRTYIAAREAVLKFLYERHRFVEAA; this is translated from the coding sequence ATGAGCTATCTCAAGATCGACCATGTCGACAAACGCTTCCAGCGCGGCGCCGCCACGACCGAGGTGCTCAAGGACATCAACCTCGTCATCGACAAGGGTGAGTATGTCTCGGTGATCGGCCATTCCGGCTGCGGCAAGTCGACCCTGCTCAACATCATCGCGGGTTTGACCCCGGTCAGCGCCGGCGCGGTGCTGCTGGAGGGCAAGGAGGTCAATTCGCCGGGGCCCGAGCGCGCCGTCGTCTTCCAGAACCATTCGCTGCTGCCCTGGCTCACCGTCTACGACAATGTCGCACTCGCCGTGAACAAGGTCTTCGGCCGCCAGAAGAGCAAGGCCGAGCGGCATGACTGGATCATGCATAATCTCGACCTCGTCCAGATGGCCCACGCCAGGGACAAGCGCCCGGCCGAGATCTCGGGCGGCATGAAGCAGCGCGTCGGCATCGCGCGCGGGCTGGCGATGGAGCCCAAGATCTTGCTGCTCGACGAGCCCTTCGGCGCGCTCGACGCGCTGACGCGCGCCCATCTGCAGGATTCGATCATGCAGATCCATGCCGCGCTCGGAAACACCATGATCATGATCACCCATGACGTCGACGAGGCCGTGCTGCTCTCGGACCGGATCGTGATGATGACCAACGGCCCCTCCGCCCGCATCGGCGAGGTGCTCGACGTGCGGCTCGAGCGTCCGCGCAAGCGGCTCGATCTGGTCGCCGACCGCACTTACATCGCCGCCCGCGAGGCGGTGCTGAAATTCCTCTACGAGCGCCACCGCTTCGTCGAGGCGGCGTGA
- the ntrB gene encoding nitrate ABC transporter permease, producing MGQTVLKNATAGAKVVALSAVQAEVVTLPAVAGKPLRERLGAWLKAVLVNILPPLITVTLILLVWQLTAHGPQSSLPPPTKIWSEAKDLITEPFFWNGSQDIGLGWRILVSLQRVAIGFSLAAVVGVLLGALVGQSVWAMRGLDPVFQVLRTVPPLAWLPLSLAAFRDSQPSAIFVIFITAIWPVIINTAVGIRNIPQDYRNVAQVLRLNQIEFFFKIMVPSAAPYIFTGLRIGVGLSWLAIVAAEMLTGGVGIGFFIWDAWNSSRLSDIIVALIYIGVVGFVLDRLVAFIGTIVTRGTLTN from the coding sequence ATGGGTCAGACTGTCTTGAAGAATGCGACAGCGGGCGCGAAGGTCGTCGCATTATCGGCCGTGCAGGCCGAGGTGGTGACCTTGCCGGCGGTTGCGGGCAAGCCGTTGCGCGAGCGGCTCGGCGCCTGGCTCAAGGCGGTTCTCGTCAACATCCTGCCGCCGCTGATCACGGTCACGCTGATCCTGCTGGTCTGGCAGCTCACCGCGCATGGCCCGCAATCCTCGCTGCCGCCGCCGACCAAGATCTGGTCGGAAGCCAAGGACCTGATCACCGAACCGTTCTTCTGGAACGGCTCGCAGGATATCGGTCTGGGCTGGCGCATCCTGGTCTCGCTCCAGCGCGTCGCCATCGGCTTCAGCCTTGCGGCGGTCGTCGGCGTGCTGCTGGGGGCGCTCGTCGGCCAGTCGGTCTGGGCGATGCGCGGGCTCGATCCGGTCTTCCAGGTGTTGCGCACCGTGCCGCCGCTCGCCTGGCTGCCGCTTTCGCTGGCGGCCTTCCGCGACAGCCAGCCCTCGGCGATCTTCGTGATCTTCATCACCGCGATCTGGCCGGTGATCATCAACACGGCGGTCGGCATCCGCAACATCCCGCAGGATTACCGCAATGTCGCGCAGGTGCTGCGGCTGAACCAGATCGAGTTCTTCTTCAAGATCATGGTGCCCTCCGCCGCGCCCTACATATTCACCGGGCTTCGCATCGGCGTCGGCCTGTCCTGGCTCGCCATCGTCGCGGCCGAGATGCTGACCGGCGGCGTCGGCATCGGCTTCTTCATCTGGGATGCGTGGAACTCCTCGCGCCTGTCCGACATCATCGTGGCGCTCATCTACATCGGCGTCGTCGGCTTCGTGCTCGACCGCCTCGTCGCCTTCATCGGCACCATCGTCACCCGTGGCACCCTGACCAATTGA
- a CDS encoding molybdopterin-dependent oxidoreductase encodes MRIDDASLGPGIPDPAIRTTCPYCGVGCGVLATRDGKGGAAIAGDPAHPANLGRLCSKGSALGETLDLGSRVMHPLKRNAAGGYDRVTWELALDAVAGGLRSIIRQHGPEAVAFYLSGQLLTEDYYVANKLMKGFIGSPHVDTNSRLCMSSTVAGHKRVFGSDTVPGNYEDLDSADLIVLVGSNTAWCHPVLFRRIQQNRSERGAKVVVIDPRVTATAEDCDLVLQLKPGSDSVLFAGLLVHLAEHSLTDATYLARHASGFEAVLENARGIAPDIAAVSARTGLSPADIAAFYALWAGTPAVVTAWSQGVNQSAQGTDKVASILHCHLATGRIGRPGGGPFSLTGQPNAMGGREVGGLANMLAAHMGYSAVEIDRVRRFWKAPNMAQHEGLKAVAMLDAVADKRIKALWVMATNPAVSLPRADHVMAALRGLDLFIVSENVLSNDTLAAKPHFILPAAAWGEKDGTVTNSERRISRQRAFLPLPAEARPDWWIICEIARRLGFAAGFGFADASEIYAEHAALSAFENDGTRDFDIGAHAGLTRRGYDALRPVQWPVPAGRSQGTARLFANGGFFTPDGCAQMKPLAMPALAAEPSEAFPLLLNTGRVRDHWHTMTRTGLSARLSAHVSEPSVHVNPADAARFGLEEGGFARIANAHGAVVLKVLRDEGVPAGSLFAPIHWSAETASDARIGAAVQPFCDPYSGQPEMKATPSSVAPVSYASQGFVLSREAFALPAGSWWASVAVEGGQGRLFATDASVDDLMAAVRSAFGEDGLTEMIDRQGGAYRCAVTLEGRLIAALFVGPSGRAPLWDTVKLAFADAGLAPENRLALLAGRRLDGAADPGPTVCACFGVGLNAIRAAFAGGGAMTPEDIGRQLKAGTNCGSCLPEIRRIGAQARETVAA; translated from the coding sequence ATGCGCATCGATGACGCCTCGCTAGGCCCTGGTATTCCCGATCCGGCGATCCGCACCACCTGCCCCTATTGCGGGGTCGGCTGCGGCGTGCTGGCGACGCGCGATGGCAAGGGCGGAGCGGCGATCGCGGGCGATCCCGCCCACCCCGCCAATCTCGGGCGGCTCTGCTCGAAGGGCTCGGCGCTCGGTGAGACGCTCGACCTGGGCAGCCGTGTGATGCACCCGCTGAAGCGCAATGCGGCGGGTGGCTATGACCGCGTCACCTGGGAGCTCGCGCTCGATGCGGTCGCAGGTGGTTTGAGATCGATCATTCGACAGCATGGCCCTGAGGCCGTCGCCTTCTATCTCTCCGGCCAGCTCCTCACCGAGGATTACTACGTCGCCAACAAGCTGATGAAGGGTTTCATCGGCTCGCCCCATGTCGACACCAATTCGCGGCTGTGCATGTCCTCCACGGTCGCCGGCCACAAGCGCGTCTTCGGCTCCGACACGGTGCCGGGCAATTACGAGGACCTCGACAGCGCCGATCTGATCGTGCTGGTCGGCTCAAACACCGCCTGGTGCCATCCGGTGCTGTTCCGTCGCATCCAGCAGAACCGCAGCGAGCGCGGCGCCAAGGTCGTCGTCATCGATCCGCGCGTGACGGCTACCGCCGAGGATTGCGACCTGGTTCTGCAGCTCAAGCCGGGCTCCGACAGCGTCCTGTTCGCAGGACTGCTCGTCCATCTCGCCGAGCACAGCCTGACCGACGCGACCTATCTCGCGCGCCACGCCAGCGGTTTCGAGGCCGTGCTGGAGAATGCGCGCGGCATCGCGCCCGACATCGCCGCCGTCTCCGCGCGCACCGGCCTGAGCCCGGCCGATATTGCCGCCTTCTATGCGCTCTGGGCCGGCACGCCTGCCGTGGTCACGGCCTGGAGCCAAGGCGTCAACCAGTCGGCGCAAGGCACCGACAAGGTCGCCTCCATCCTGCATTGCCATCTCGCGACCGGCCGCATCGGCCGGCCCGGCGGCGGGCCGTTTTCCCTGACCGGCCAGCCCAACGCCATGGGCGGGCGCGAGGTCGGCGGGCTCGCCAATATGCTCGCCGCCCATATGGGCTATTCGGCCGTCGAGATCGACCGCGTCCGCCGCTTCTGGAAGGCGCCCAACATGGCGCAGCATGAAGGCTTGAAGGCCGTCGCCATGCTCGATGCTGTGGCAGACAAGCGCATCAAGGCGCTCTGGGTGATGGCGACCAACCCGGCCGTCTCCCTGCCGCGCGCCGACCATGTCATGGCGGCGCTGCGGGGGCTCGATCTCTTCATCGTCTCCGAGAATGTGCTCTCCAACGACACGCTCGCCGCCAAGCCGCATTTCATCCTGCCGGCAGCCGCCTGGGGCGAAAAGGACGGCACGGTCACCAATTCCGAGCGCCGCATCTCGCGCCAGCGCGCCTTCCTGCCCTTGCCCGCCGAGGCCAGGCCGGATTGGTGGATCATCTGCGAGATCGCCAGGCGGCTGGGCTTCGCCGCCGGCTTCGGCTTCGCCGATGCCTCCGAAATCTATGCCGAGCACGCAGCGTTGTCCGCCTTCGAGAATGACGGCACCCGCGATTTCGACATCGGCGCCCATGCCGGATTGACCAGGCGCGGCTATGACGCGCTCAGGCCCGTGCAATGGCCCGTGCCCGCCGGTCGATCGCAGGGCACAGCGCGGCTCTTCGCCAATGGCGGCTTCTTCACGCCCGATGGCTGCGCCCAGATGAAGCCGCTCGCCATGCCTGCGCTGGCGGCTGAGCCGAGCGAGGCGTTTCCGCTGCTGCTCAACACCGGCCGCGTCCGCGATCACTGGCATACCATGACGCGCACCGGCCTGAGCGCGCGCCTCTCAGCCCATGTCAGCGAGCCCAGTGTCCATGTGAATCCGGCCGATGCCGCCCGTTTCGGCCTGGAGGAGGGCGGTTTCGCCCGCATCGCCAACGCCCATGGCGCGGTCGTGCTCAAGGTCCTGCGCGACGAGGGCGTGCCGGCCGGCTCGCTCTTCGCGCCGATCCACTGGTCGGCCGAGACGGCGTCGGATGCGCGTATCGGCGCGGCCGTGCAGCCCTTCTGCGATCCCTATTCCGGCCAGCCGGAGATGAAGGCGACGCCCTCTTCCGTTGCGCCCGTGAGCTATGCATCGCAGGGCTTCGTGCTGTCGCGTGAGGCCTTCGCCCTGCCGGCGGGAAGCTGGTGGGCGAGCGTTGCGGTCGAAGGCGGGCAGGGCCGTCTGTTTGCGACCGACGCCTCGGTCGATGATCTGATGGCGGCGGTGCGCTCAGCCTTCGGTGAGGATGGTCTCACCGAGATGATCGACCGTCAGGGCGGCGCCTATCGTTGCGCCGTGACGCTTGAAGGCAGGCTGATCGCTGCGCTCTTCGTCGGCCCCTCCGGGCGCGCACCGCTCTGGGACACGGTCAAGCTCGCCTTCGCCGATGCCGGCCTCGCGCCGGAAAACCGGCTCGCCCTGCTCGCCGGCCGCCGGCTCGATGGCGCGGCCGATCCCGGCCCCACGGTCTGCGCCTGTTTCGGCGTCGGCCTCAATGCGATCCGCGCGGCCTTCGCCGGCGGTGGCGCGATGACGCCAGAGGATATCGGCCGGCAGCTCAAGGCCGGCACGAATTGCGGCTCCTGCCTGCCGGAAATCCGGCGCATCGGCGCGCAAGCGCGCGAGACGGTGGCGGCATGA
- a CDS encoding NAD(P)/FAD-dependent oxidoreductase, with product MAEPLIIVGKGMAATRLVDELSQRALGRYSIAVIGAEGRLAYNRVLLSPLLAGEIAEPDIELKPAAWWRARGVSMIYGRSVAGIDRAARTVTLEDGLVLPYGKLVLATGSKPLKPPFPGGDLPGVATFRDTADVGMMRAYAQRGARIVVIGGGLLGLEAAYGLSKAGGQRAGQVTPGQVTLLHLVDRLMERQLDAEGAGLLAAAITARGIDVRLSSATKGFVGTDKVEGVELQDGTIIPADLVVIAIGVRPNADLARAAGLAVNRGIVVDDAMASEDANIFAIGECAEHRGQVYGLVEPAYEQARVLAMRLAGQKSAGQESAGTEAAYAGSLLATNLKVSGVGVFSAGEFEAGEGTEVLVLRDPAAGIYRKFVLRDGRLAGCVLVGDTQGALFYLGLIRSGQDISAIRADLPFGEPYCIREAA from the coding sequence ATGGCCGAGCCGCTGATCATCGTGGGGAAGGGCATGGCCGCGACGCGGCTGGTTGACGAGCTCAGCCAGCGCGCGCTCGGGCGCTATTCCATCGCGGTGATCGGCGCGGAAGGCCGGCTCGCCTATAACCGGGTGCTGCTCTCGCCCTTGCTGGCGGGCGAGATCGCCGAGCCCGATATCGAGCTGAAGCCCGCCGCCTGGTGGCGCGCGCGCGGCGTCTCGATGATCTATGGCCGCAGCGTTGCGGGCATCGACCGCGCTGCCAGGACGGTCACGCTGGAGGACGGGCTGGTCTTGCCTTACGGCAAGCTCGTCCTCGCCACCGGCTCCAAGCCTCTGAAGCCGCCTTTCCCGGGCGGCGATCTGCCGGGCGTCGCGACCTTCCGCGACACCGCCGATGTCGGGATGATGCGGGCCTATGCGCAGCGCGGGGCGCGCATCGTCGTCATCGGCGGCGGCCTGCTCGGGCTCGAGGCGGCCTATGGTCTCTCAAAAGCCGGCGGTCAGAGGGCCGGCCAAGTCACGCCCGGCCAAGTCACGCTGCTGCATCTGGTCGACCGGTTGATGGAGCGCCAGCTCGATGCCGAGGGCGCGGGCCTGCTCGCAGCCGCGATCACGGCGCGCGGCATCGATGTCCGGCTGAGCAGCGCGACCAAGGGTTTCGTCGGCACGGACAAGGTCGAGGGCGTCGAGCTTCAGGACGGCACGATCATCCCTGCCGATCTCGTCGTCATCGCCATCGGCGTGCGGCCCAACGCCGATCTCGCCAGGGCGGCGGGGCTCGCCGTCAATCGCGGCATCGTCGTCGACGATGCGATGGCGAGCGAGGATGCCAATATCTTCGCGATCGGCGAATGCGCCGAGCATCGCGGCCAGGTCTATGGCCTCGTCGAGCCGGCCTATGAGCAGGCGCGCGTGCTGGCGATGCGGCTTGCGGGCCAAAAATCCGCGGGGCAAGAATCTGCGGGCACGGAGGCGGCTTACGCCGGCTCGCTGCTGGCGACCAATCTCAAGGTCAGCGGCGTCGGTGTCTTCTCGGCCGGCGAGTTCGAGGCGGGCGAGGGCACTGAGGTCCTCGTGCTGCGCGATCCCGCCGCCGGCATCTACCGCAAATTCGTGCTGCGCGATGGCAGGCTCGCGGGCTGCGTCCTCGTCGGCGATACGCAAGGCGCCCTGTTCTATCTCGGCCTGATCCGCTCCGGGCAGGACATCTCCGCGATCCGCGCCGATCTGCCCTTCGGCGAGCCTTACTGCATCAGGGAGGCCGCCTGA